The proteins below are encoded in one region of Mya arenaria isolate MELC-2E11 chromosome 15, ASM2691426v1:
- the LOC128218693 gene encoding uncharacterized protein LOC128218693 — MKTCLWTVLSLLVLPCSCEICRFNSLEVDCRYKIDGVTVSHITGRIEPCDDPVSVTFEITSDQYPVDFTYTFESSSRVMVPRFPLEVFLEVNLDVLGDKKLHVEADFQVFGLPDADFINEEVDLSVVLERCLNAAARIAIGFMCGLLAIVVAMLIILLVIRHKKNKAVRLRLSYLTQNVDAPEYQYRESDHGTAYENTVTNEVIPSNVNEAEEENRSRTRIVGGTESRRTATQNNLVERNLSLPDYATCMESEQNHGQSDQRTYLEIQPERSPNQARTENRNIVPSVQHYTQDTPDGVHVSCASTNECNDANSFERNGQHTNSQVADMENPVERYILRNQNTPMFHIRRPSKTYPSDRMNGQRSGRDNERSRERMNRQERGNHDVRSRDNNNRGVRNGNIQSMVRDDENERKRDSYYEAITGRNGRENVTSARIKNNDAGDMDRGRNSGDIARVNGNMREHESYNDRSRSDIVESDKIRKAEGIDRNTRDADSNGRYIGANGRDMHGNRRDITRDIRGHERNRHVAENGRIFENNVSGNIREKRNTDERARASEISSEKLGPRNKDDRTRTSEKCPDKLGHKKTHHCHNSLEIVGKNTGKVNNHEMGRNIDRESGFIHNPNGTEQHDERGGVSFSRVRGNRLVLDESTREKPRTSDDQLSSSGPNSLPSSPDRMQFLHEQKNELEEDSKHKSSYV, encoded by the exons ATGAAAACTTGTCTCTGGACCGTCCTCAGTCTGCTTG TGCTACCATGCTCCTGCGAAATATGCCGGTTTAATTCTCTAGAAGTTGACTGTAGATACAAGATAGATGGTGTGACTGTCTCGCACATCACTGGCAGGATTGAACCCTGTGATGATCCTGTTTCTGTCACTTTTGAAATTACG AGTGATCAGTATCCCGTGGATTTCACGTACACATTTGAGTCATCGTCTCGTGTGATGGTGCCACGATTCCCGTTGGAGGTTTTCCTGGAAGTAAATCTAGATGTCCTTGGTGATAAAAAGCTCCATGTGGAG GCTGACTTCCAGGTGTTTGGTCTCCCAGATGCAGATTTTATCAATGAAGAGGTTGATCTCAGTGTGGTGCTAGAAAGATGCT tgaATGCAGCAGCCAGGATTGCCATTGGGTTTATGTGCGGACTTCTAGCTATTGTGGTTGCCATGCTGATTATCCTTCTAGTGATCAGACATAAAAAGAATAAGGCTGTGAGATTACGACTTTCATACTTAACACAGAATGTAGATGCTCCTGAGTATCAGTATAGAGAGAGTGACCATGGGACTGCTTATGAAAATACTGTAACTAATGAGGTAATTCCCAGCAATGTTAATGAGGCTGAAGAAGAAAATCGCAGTAGGACCCGAATTGTTGGAGGGACAGAATCTCGTAGAACTGCCACACAGAACAATTTAGTTGAAAGGAACTTAAGCCTTCCTGATTATGCAACATGCATGGAGTCAGAGCAAAACCATGGACAATCTGATCAAAGAACATATCTTGAAATACAACCAGAGAGAAGTCCAAATCAAGCACGGACagaaaacagaaatattgtTCCATCAGTACAACATTATACTCAAGATACACCTGATGGAGTACATGTATCATGTGCTTCAACAAATGAGTGTAATGATGCTAACAGTTTTGAGAGAAATGGACAGCATACAAATTCACAAGTTGCTGACATGGAGAACCCTGTGGAAAGATATATACTGAGAAATCAAAATACACCAATGTTTCACATCAGAAGACCAAGTAAGACTTATCCTAGTGATAGAATGAATGGTCAAAGAAGTGGAAGAGATAACGAGAGAAGCAGAGAACGCATGAACAGACAAGAGAGAGGAAATCATGATGTAAGAAGTAGAGACAACAATAACAGAGGTGTTCGGAACGGAAATATTCAAAGTATGGTTAGAGACGATGAGAATGAGAGAAAAAGAGACAGTTATTATGAAGCTATAACAGGCAGAAATGGGAGAGAAAATGTTACAAGTGcaagaattaaaaataatgatgcTGGAGATATGGACAGAGGAAGGAACAGTGGTGATATTGCCAGGGTTAATGGAAATATGAGGGAACATGAAAGTTACAATGATAGAAGTAGATCTGATATTGTTGAAAGTGATAAAATAAGGAAAGCAGAAGGTATTGATAGAAATACCAGAGATGCTGATAGTAATGGCAGATATATTGGTGCTAATGGTCGAGATATGCATGGCAATAGAAGAGATATCACTAGAGATATCAGAGGACATGAAAGAAACAGACATGTAGCTGAAAATGGTcgtatatttgaaaataatgttagtGGCAATATAAGGGAAAAACGAAACACAGATGAAAGGGCCAGGGCAAGCGAAATAAGTTCAGAAAAATTAGGACCTAGAAACAAAGATGATAGGACCAGAACAAGTGAAAAATGTCCAGACAAATTaggacataaaaaaacacatcattgTCATAACTCCTTGGAAATAGTCGGTAAAAACACTGGAAAAGTCAATAACCATGAAATGGGAAGAAATATTGATAGAGAAAGCGGTTTCATTCATAACCCTAATGGAACAGAACAACATGATGAGAGAGGAGGTGTTTCATTTAGCAGAGTTAGAGGAAATAGACTGGTTTTGGATGAAAGTACAAGAGAAAAACCAAGAACTTCTGATGACCAACTAAGTTCTTCCGGACCAAACTCTTTGCCCTCTTCACCTGATCGGATGCAatttttacatgaacaaaaaaatgaactgGAAGAAGATTCCAAACACAAGAGTTCTTATGTCTAA
- the LOC128219520 gene encoding uncharacterized protein LOC128219520, giving the protein METADLDMDGIFDDRDEDEDLGAIGALPDLPDGTQQASQDMEDEENAEVLARLKDISKGAAKRVIRRPQPKLDSTRLTGDRGIPILRKTFDKVKLKGKGHEASDLACIMKELEHWGHRLFPKMTFDEVIERVEKLGAKKEVQTCVKKIRMDMPVLSEDFVGSDKEDDEVERVGDMVDAFDQDQPAKNPNAEDMWDDLIRVEDELQETSAMASRPTGLTAGGHVTSPGAVVGAAHSPEREASQHGEPEFTATRIDTPGRGTASAKAAECGGFTPEQLARIEKNKQLALERRLKKTGRFTPGKQTASPSPSQRLDTVTQSSQQTPSQASSLVDKSDTSSTPAQQSTSQESDSAASQSSEPPRLNLKLSQDSQDSQDGEEQITASESLPEKMSNCGEKVANEDQNSDNQSHQNKLGSKAGEKEERNDMSEELTKGSSQNIKVMDPNASLGQRMDNETPEVTVSERSRSHSGSENVKGQNDVPDMENIPNGILDSDEEMSAVIDKECSENKVLKTKENVSNVNMSSEEKSEIITDHHAKKTNVLKTKNLDNKENVLNEGIDSKKLIVEGQENLLNDVAKMDTDNSVAKGTVDMTGDHGNKTDSENCEVEEQLTEDQLMDTLES; this is encoded by the exons ATGGAGACAGCAGATCTTGACATGGACGGGATTTTTGATGACCGTGATGAAGATGAAGACCTCGGAGCAATTGGTGCCCTTCCCGACCTTCCAGATGGTACCCAGCAGGCCTCACAGGATATGGAAGATGAAG aaaatGCAGAGGTGCTTGCCAGGTTGAAAGACATTTCAAAAGGAGCAGCGAAAAGGGTTATTAGACGACCACAGCCAAAGCTTGATTCCACCAG ATTGACAGGAGACAGGGGCATACCCATTCTTCGAAAGACGTTTGATAAGGTCAAATTAAAGGGCAAAGGTCATGAA GCGTCGGACCTGGCTTGTATAATGAAGGAGCTGGAACACTGGGGTCACCGCCTGTTCCCCAAGATGACCTTTGATGAAGTCATAGAGCGAGTCGAGAAGCTAGGAGCAAAGAAAGAG GTACAAACATGTGTGAAGAAGATACGAATGGACATGCCAGTGTTGTCAGAAGACTTTGTAGGCTCTGATAAGGAGGATGATGAAGTGGAAAGGGTCGGGGACATGGTGGACGCTTTCGACCAGGATCAACCAGCAAAG AATCCTAATGCAGAGGACATGTGGGATGATTTGATCAGAGTGGAGGACGAACTACAGGAAACATCAGCCATGGCCTCCCGGCCTACTGGCCTCACAGCTGGGGGCCATGTTACCTCCCCTGGAGCTGTGGTGGGTGCAGCTCATTCTCCTGAAAGGGAAGCATCTCAGCATGGAGAGCCAGAGTTTACAGCCACAAGGATTGATACACCAGGGAGAGGCACAGCTAGTGCTAAGGCAGCTGAATGTGGG GGTTTTACCCCAGAGCAGTTGGCCAGGATAGAGAAAAACAAGCAGCTTGCTCTGGAAAGGAGGTTGAAGAAAACTGGCAGATTTACACCTG GAAAACAAACAGCAAGTCCATCCCCCTCACAAAGGCTAGACACAGTCACACAATCATCACAACAAACCCCAAGCCAGGCATCATCATTGGTAGACAAGTCTGATACTTCCTCAACACCAGCCCAGCAATCAACTTCCCAGGAGTCTGATTCTGCAGCCTCCCAATCCTCAGAGCCGCCGAGACTCAACCTCAAGTTGTCGCAGGATTCACAG GACTCTCAGGATGGTGAAGAGCAGATAACAGCAAGTGAAAGTCTCCCTGAGAAGATGTCAAACTGCGGCGAAAAAGTAGCAAATGAAGATCAAAATTCCGACAACCAGTCTCACCAGAACAAGCTTGGTTCAAAGGCAGGTGAAAAGGAAGAGAGGAATGACATGTCTGAAGAGCTTACAAAAGGCTCGAGTCAGAATATAAAAGTTATGGATCCAAATGCAAGTCTTGGTCAAAGAATGGACAATGAAACTCCTGAGGTCACTGTCagtgaaaggtcaaggtcacatagTGGTAGTGAAAATGTTAAGGGTCAGAATGATGTACCTGATATGGAAAATATTCCTAATGGAATACTTGATTCAGATGAGGAAATGTCTGCAGTTATAGACAAAGAATGCAGTGAAAATAAAGTgttgaaaacaaaagaaaatgtttccaATGTTAATATGAGCTCGGAAGAAAAGAGTGAAATTATTACAGATCATCATGCAAAGAAGACAAATGTTCTAAAAACGAAGAATTTGGACAATAAGGAAAATGTGTTAAATGAGGGCATTGACTCTAAAAAACTGATTGTTGAGGGTCAAGAAAATTTATTGAACGATGTTGCCAAGATGGACACTGACAATTCTGTTGCAAAGGGAACTGTTGATATGACTGGTGACCATGGTAACAAAACAGACAGTGAAAACTGTGAAGTTGAAGAACAGTTGACAGAAGATCAACTGATGGACACATTAGAGAGCTGA